The genomic segment GGGGGGGATCCTGCTCGGGCACCTCACGCCGGGGACAATGCACGTCTCCCAAGCGCTAACTGTGCCGGACGCCCGCGCAACCAGGGTGCGGTACCGGCGCGACGTCGACGAGGCCACCGACCTCCTCAAGGAACGCCTCGCGCACGATGAAACAGGGCTGCTCGGCTACCTCGGCGAGTGGCACACCCACCCCCTCCCCGTCGGGCCGAGTCCCAGCGACGAACGCGCCATCCGGCACCTGGCCGCCGACGGAGACCACGACGTCGCCCTGCTCGTCGTCGCCCTCACCCGACGCGGATGGAGAGCCCACTGCTGCCTGGCCATGCCGGACGGCCACATCACACCGATCACGTTCACACCACCAGGAGAGCCCACATGAACAACCCCATCACCATCCGTGACGTGTTCATTGCCAAGCAACGGCACCTGCTCGCTGCCTTGGAGATCGTGCCATCGTTCACCGACCACGGGACCACCATCGGCGATGACACTGAAGCCAACTGGGTCAGAGTCCTCCAAGAGTTCCTGCCCGCTCGCTACGGCGTGGCCAAAGGAATCGTGATGGACTCCTGTGGCGCCCGAAGCGAACAGATCGACGTCATCATCTACGACCCCCAGTACTCGCCCCTGCTCGCACGTGCCGCGTCGGGTGATCTGTTCATCCCAGCGGAGGCGGTCTACGCGGTCTTCGAAGTCAAGCAGGAGATGAACAGGCCCTTCATGGACTACGCCGGCAGCAAGATAGCCAGCGTCCGCCGCCTCCACCGAACAAGCGTTGCGATCCAACATGCCGGCGGCGTGTACGACCCCAAGGAGCCCATCCCCATCCTGGGAGGCTTGCTGACCACCCGCAACGGCTGGGCAGACCTCCAAGGGCAAGCGCCTATAGCCTCCATCCTCGCGCTGGAAGGTGAGCGACGGGTGGACTTGGGCTGTGCGCTACAAGGCGGTTCCTTCCGCAGGACCGGCGACCCTACACAGCCCCTACAGCACAGTGACGCAGAGACTACACTGATCTACTTTCTTCTCTCGGCCTTCGAACGACTCCAGGCAGTTGGGACCGTCGCAGCTGTCGACATGGCGGCCTACCTGACGCCCCTCGCCGATCCCAGCCGAGACTTGGGGGTGTGACAGGGGTCCGCCCCTCACGACGAGCCGGCGCGCAGTCTGCCGCAAGTCCTCACCGGGTCAGAAGCGCGCATGAGTGTCAACCCGCCCGTCGCTACCGGAGGGGTCTGCCATCAGCCGGAACGCACCGAATTCCCTGATCGAGGCAGCAGATCGAGTGGTCTCAGATTCCGCTGAGTGGGTAGTGGGGCTCAGGGGGCAGCTGCACGGCAATGTCGTCTCCCGTCGAGACGATGCCGCCACGAGCGACGATGCCCATAACCCCGGCGAGCTTCACCACGTTGCACTCCCCGTCCTTGTGCAGGACCTCCTTGAGGAGACCGGCCTGGAAGTCGTTGATCTGCTAGCAGGGGTTACGCAAGGCGGTCAACACGATGGCGGCGTCGCCAATGACCAGACGCGTGCCAACGGCCAGGGCGAGCAGGTCCAGCCCGTGGGTGGTGATGTTCTCGCCGAGCTGCCCAGGTGCGACGACGTGACCGCAGGCCCGGAGCCGGTCGAAGAGTTCGTCGTGGATGAGGTGCACCTGGCGCATGTTCGGAGTGCTCGGGTTGGCCTGGACCCTGCTGCGGTGCTGGACGGTGACACCGCAGTGGGCATCGCCCTCGACGCCGAGCCCTTCGAGCAGCGTGATCGCGTCAACGGCCTCCTTGGTGAACCCGTGGATCGGGCTCACGTGAACAGCAGCGACGACAGAAGTTATGCCGCCATCGAACCACGACCTCCGGCCATGCCCAGTTCTCGGCGTGTGCGCTGTCACGCACCTCCGCATTCGTCTCCTAACCGACCGCTTGCGAGACATGTTCGAGTGAGACAGCTGCCCCGCGATCAGGCCTGTCTCACAACAGCGTCCGCAACCGCTGTCTAGAATCCTGTCCGTCGGACAAGTTGCGAGACAGACGGGAAAGCGTGATGGCGGCGAAGTTGATCGGGTATGCACGGGTCTCCACCCGCGGACAGGGAACCGACCGCCAGGTCGCCGACCTGCTGACCGCGGGAGTGCGGCGCGACGACCTGTACGTGGACCACGGCGCCAGCGGTGCCCTTGCCCGCCGCCCCGAACTGGATCACGCGATGGCCGCCCTCGAACCGGGCGACACCCTGGTGGTCTGCACCCTCGACAGGCTGGGCCGCAACACCAGCGCCATGCTCGACCTCGCTGCGTCCCTGAAGGATCGCGGGCTGCATCTACGCGTGTTGAACCTCGGCGGTGAGGCCGTCAACACCGCGACCCCGATGGGTGAACTGCTGTTCACCGTGCTGGTCGCGTTGGCGCAGATGGAACGTGAGGTGAAACTGGAACGATCCCGCGACTCGGTGGCCAAGCGACGCGCGGCCGGCCGCGACCTCGGCGGTCGCCGCCAACTCTTCACCGATCGACAGATCGAGCGAGCCAGACGGGCCATCGCCGCGGGCGACTCCCCCACCGACGTCGCCGCCGACCTCGGCATGTCGCGCGCCACCCTGTACCGCAGGCTCCGTACACAGGAAGCCGAGCGGGCATGACATCACTCTCACGCCGATGAGCGCGCGTTGTCCGGGGCCGGGCTACAACGGGCCGACCGCGCCGATTACGTGTACTGGGGAAACAGCCAGTCAGGCCCAATGCGCGGGTGCGTGAAGCCCGACCGGGAGACGGGTACGTGCGTCGCCTCGCGCCGCGTCGACCTGTTGCTGGGTGAGGAAGATCGCGCTGCGTAGGTTGGCGCCCGCCAGGTTGGCGTCGCGCAGGTCGGCGCCCAACATGTCGGTCCGTTCGAAGGTGGCACCTCGTAGGTCGGCCGCGATCAGCAGGGCGGAGCGCAGGCAGTAGCGGTCGAGCCGCGCCTTGCGCAGGTTGGCGCCCATCAGGTGCGCCCGAGGCTGGAACCTCTTGGAGCGTGGCGCGGGGTGACGATGGGCGTCGCTGACGGCGCCGAGCACCGGACCCACGCGGCCGCGCAGGGCTGCCACGTCCAACGACGCGACGTGGTCAGCCGGGGACGCGACGAGGGCCTCCACCTCGCATTGCAGCGCCTCGACGTCCTGGGCGAGTTCACCGGTGGCGAGGGTGTGGGCTTCGGTGAGCAGGCGCAGCATCTCCATCAGGTGGCGCATGGCGGCGAAGGTGGAGAACATCGCGTGGGCGGTGTCGGGTCCGTCGCGCCAGTCGGCCTGTCCGGCGAAGGTGACCTGGGTGACCTGTTGGCCGGCGCCGAAGCAGTCGAACACGGTGCATGCCGGCCAGCCCTCTTCCCGCAGCTGGGAGTGGATCTGGCAGAGGTTGTCGGTCTGCAGGTGGTGGCATGGGGTTCCGGCGGGGATGTCGGCTCCGAAGCCACCCGCCCTGGTCCTGGTCAGGGCGACACAGCACAGGCCCACGCACCGCGAGCAGTCACCTACGAACTCGTCCACGGCTTCGCTCGTCACCCGTCGAGCCTAGACCACGCCTTGCACAGGTTGTGACAGCTTGGTTTGGCCATCTTGCACCGTCCTGCATCGCGCTTTTCTGCCGCTGACCTCGACTGAAATCCGATGAGCCAATGCGGTCTTCTTCCTAGGCTCCCCCCCATGCAACTGCCGCTGCTCACCGTGGACGAACTCTCCCTGACACCGCCGCTGGTGGATGACGCGGAAGACTGGGCCGCCGCCCAGGACGACGAGTGCGCCCGCTGGTTCGACTGGCCGTGCCGGCCACCCGTCGAACGATGCCGCGACCACCTCGCGAACGTCACCACCACCCACGATCCCGACAGTTACACCTGGGCCATCCGCACACCCACCGGGTTCGCCGGCGGCATCGACCTGAAGCTCGACGAGGGAGCCTGGAACGTCTCCTACTTCGTCCACCCCGACCACCGAGGACACCACATCGCCCGCCGGGCCCTCCGAGCAGTCACCGGCTGGGCCCTGTCAGAACGCGGTGTGGATGCGGTCTCCACCCGCGTCCACACCGGGAACATCGCCAGCCAGAAGGTCCTCGAAGCCGCCGGGTTCACCAGGACCGGAACAGCCGACAACCCGGAGGCGGGACATCAGGACTTCACTTACGAGCTCCACCGCTGAACGCACTACTTTGGCCGCCAAGCGGTTGTGGACCAACCGAGACTCAGGCCCGTCTCACGGCCAACGCGCTGGACACGCCACGGCCGATGCGGAATCCAAGGTCATCGAACGAGGATGCAGGGTTCGTCTTGCGACGAACACCGGCCCGGCAGCTCCACTGCGGATCGCTCCACCCACCACCACGGATGATCCGGTAGGAGCCATAGACGTCGGGGTCGTACAGGTCCCAGCACCACTCCCACACCCCGCCCAACATGTCGAACAACCCCCACTCATTGGGTTGCTTCAAGCGCACGGGATGGGCACGCCCGCCGGAGTTGTCCGCGTACCAACCGATGTCGTCGAGCTGCGCGTACCGGGGACCCGTCGTGCCGGCGCGGCAGGCGAGTTGCCACTCCGCATCCGTGGGTAGCCGGTAGCCATCGGCCTCGTGATCCCACTCAATCACCCAGTCGTCGACCTCCGGCTGGCCGTGCGGACGCCAATGGGTCGGCGTGGGGACCTCGCGCTGCGAGATCGTGTAGACCGGCGTGAACCCGTCCTGGACCGAGAGGGCGTTGCAGAACTGGATCGCGTCGCGCCAGCTCACCTCCGTCTGGGGTAGATCAGCGAGGTCGGCGTTGACTGTCCCGCCCTGCACCTGGTTCCAGAGACTGCGAGTCACCACGACCGGTGAAAGCTCGAAGGGCTCCACCCGAACCGTCCAGGAGCGACCCGTGCCTCGGTCTACCACAAGTTCTTCGACGGTGTCCCGAAAGGGCATCGCGATCAGGTCAACACTCATGCTGCCCATCCTGCAGCGTTGGCTGCCTTACGACGCACCAATTTGCCGCTGGTCTCGCGCAAGGTGGGTCCATTTCCGGCCGGGCGCATTTTGGTGATCGTTGCAACACCTGAGTTCAGGAGTTGCTGATGACCAGACCGGGACCGTTGCCTGATTACGCGAAGCGTGAGGCGTTGGAGAAGTTGTTGTTGCAGGGAGTCTCGATGTCGGAGGCGGCCCGCAAGGTCGGGGTGAACCGCAAGACCGCGAAGCGCTGGCGCTACGGCCGCCACGATCGGCGTGCTGATGGTGTGATGCGCAACTATGCGCCCGTGATCCTGCTCAAACCAGCCAAGCCCGCCTCGCCCCGCTACCTCAGCCTGGATGAACGGATCCGGATCGCGGACCTTCATCGTGAAGGCCACAGCCTGCGCAGCATTGGCAGGCTGATGGGTCGACCGGCGTCGACCATCAGCCGTGAGATCAGACGCAACTCGAGCCCGTCAGGTCGTTATCGGCCGCATCAGGCCCAACAGCACGCGATGGCTCGCCGTCCTCGGCCTCGCCCAAGCCGGCTAGCACGCGATGCCGTGCTGCGAGAATGCGTCGAGACGAAACTGTTGCGTCGCTGGAGCCCTGAACAGATCGCCAGGTCCCTCCCTGCGATGTTCCCCGGGCAGCCTGCGCGATGGCTCTGCGCCGAGACGATCTACCAGGCCGTCTACCGGCCTGACTTGGGAGGACTCCGCCGATCCCTGCCCGGGCTGGTGCTGCGACATCGGCACCGACAGCGCAAGCGACGCCGTCATCCGCTCGCGCGCCGGCCAGGTCGCAACCATGTGCCCACGATGACGTCGATCGATCAACGGCCCGCGAGTGTGCTCGACCGGCACGAGGACGGGCATTGGGAGGGGGACCTGGTCATGGGCTCGGGCAACGCTTCCGCGGTGGTGACGCTGGTGGAACGCTCGAGCCGGTTCACGTTCGTCGGGCACCTGCCGCCGGGTCGCAAAGACTCCGCCACGGTGTGTGACGTCGTGGCTGGTTTCCTCGCGTCGCTGCCGCCCCACCTGCGCCGCACGCTGACTTGGGACCAGGGTAATGAAATGGCCCAGCACGCCACGATCGCCGCTCGTGTTCCAGGGCTGGCGATCTACGTCTGTGACGCTCACGCCCCGTGGCAGCGCCCGACGAATGAGAACACCTATTGGTACAAGATGGCGGAGCCGGAAGCGACTTCGACGGGAGTCGCTCTGGCACGGGCCGCCCGGTGACTCGGAGAACACGTGCCATCAGGCTTGCCGTTGATTTGTCCACGGCGGCCCGGTGGGCGAGAGCTCCGACCGGGAGTGACTTGATAGAAGCTTGCTGAGCCGTCAACTCGCAATAGGTATGTCCCCCGGTTAGGGCTCTCGTCCACTGCCCCGTCTCCGCACAGGTACAGCAGAAGGGACACATCGATGGTGACAGTGGGCGTTGACCCGCACAAGCATGTTCACGTGGCAGTGGCTGTGGATGCTGCTGGCCGGCAAGTCGGCAAGACTCTGACTGTCAAGAACGGACCGCATCTGATCACGGCACTGTTGGTCTGGATTCGGTCGGTCAGTGACGACCAGACGCCAGTCACGTGGGCGATCGAGGATGGGCACGGGTTCGCTCGAAGGCTCGCTGACGGACTGCTCATGGCTGGCCAAGATGTGGTCTGGGTCCCAACCCGACTCATGGTCGCACACCGCAAGCTGCACGCTGCTACCGGAGCAAAGTCGGATCCAGTTGATGCTGCAGCAGCGGCACGCGCGGCAATCGCGACACCGGGCCTGGACAAGCACCGAATCGACGAACGTGTCCGTGAGCTGCGGGTCTTGGTCGATCATCGTGCCGACTTGGTGGGGCCTTCGCCCCGGGTCATGGACACGTTGGTGTCTGATTACGCTGCGGTGGGCAGCGTAGCGGCCCGGCGGGCCTCGTAGGTGTTCGGCGGCAGGTTTCCGCACCAGGAGTGGCGTCGGCGGGTGTTGTACCGGGTGGCCCAGCGAAACACCTGCCGACGACACAACTCGGGCCCCGCGAACGTGGCCTGCCCGGCCAGGAGTTCTCGTTTGAGGGTGGCGTTGAACGACTCGGCCAGGCTGTTGTCCGCACTCGTTCCGACGGCCCCCATCGACTGGGTCACCCCGAGACGCTTGCAGAGCCTGGCGTAGGCCTTCGACGTGTAGACCGACCCATGGTCGGAGTGAAACACAGCCCCGTGCATGCTGCCCCGCTCTGCAAGGGCGGCGGTGAGGGCGTCTTCGACCAGTTCGGTGCGCATGTGGTCCGCGACGGCCCAGCCGACCAGCTTGCGGGAATAGCAGTCGATCACCGTCGCCAGATACAGGTTCCCGCCACCCTGTAACGGCAGGTAGGTGATGTCGCCCACGTAACGCTGGTTTGGCGCGGTGGCGGTGAAGTCCCGTTTGAGCAGGTCACCGAACTTCTCATCGGCCGGCTCCGGGGCGGTGGTGCGCACCCGGCGTCGTAGCCGGATCCCGGCCAGGCCATGAGCGCGCATCACCCGCGCGACGCGCTTGTGGTTCACCCGCGCCTGTGGCTCGGCGCCGTCGTTGAGTTCGGCGGTGACCCGCGGCGCGCCGTTGGCGGGGTCACCCCCCCCAGCCTTGGGGTCCTGCACGGCGCGGATCCGTGCGGCGAGCTGGGCATCGGCCTGTTCGCGTTGCTGGCGTGCCGGGCCTGCTTTCTGCCAGGCGTAGAACGAGGAGCGGGACAGTTCCAACACTTGGCACAACCGCTTCACCTGATAGGTGGTCTGGTGGTCGGCGACGAACTGGAAGCGGTTCACCAGTTCGTCTCCCCGGCGAAATACTTGGCCGCCTTGCGCAGGATGTCCCGCTCGGTCTCGATCCGGGCCTTGTCCGCCCGCAGCCGGGCGTTCTCGGCTTCCAACCGGGCTATCTGCGCCGTCGGCGACTCCGGTGACTGTCCGGGCGTGGCACCCGCCGGCCGGGCAGGGGCGTCACTGCCCGTCCTGACGCCGTTGCCCAGGTCCTTGACCCACAACGCGAGGGTGCCGTGCGAGACGCCGAGGTCCGTGGCGACCTGCTTCAACGTCGCCTCCGGCGTGGTCTCGTACAGGTCAACGGCCTGCTGACGAAACTCTGCCGAGTAGTTCTTCCTGGCCATGATGATGATCATCTCGCTTCCTCCAGCCCATGCTGGATTCCACGTGTCCACAACCCGGGGTCAGGGTCCGTGAAACGGCGAACTGCGGTGATCAACCAGCTCAAGGCCCAACTACACCTCTGGCTGGATCACACCCCAGGAGATCTGGCACGGGCCACGACCATCGCCTCGGTGAGGCGACTGTTGAAGAACTGCTCACTGCGCCCGGGCGTCATAGAGGTCATGAGCGACATGCTCAGCGAACTCGCCGCCGTCAACCAGCGCGTCCGCGACCTCGACCTCACCATCAAGCAGCTAGTCACCCCGCTGGCTCCCACGCTGCTGCACATCACAGGTATCAGCCACATCTCCGCAGCCGTGCTGATCGCCGAGATCGGTGATATCTCTCGTTTTTCGAGCTCCGCCAAGCTCGCCCGCTATACCGGATGCGCCCCGATCCCGGTCTATTCCTCGGACAAGGAACGCCATCGCCTGCACCGGGGAGGGAACCGCAGGCTCAACAGCGTCCTCTACACCGCAGCAATCGTGCAGAAGCGACGAGAACCCGCAGCGCAACAACTACTCGCACGCCACGAGCCAGGCAAAGGCACCCGCGGCGCACGTCGCATCCTCCAACGACACCTGGTCGACATCGTGCACCGAGCCATGCTCGACGACCGGGCGACCTGGACCCATCAAGTCACTCAGCTTGCTCAGGCAGCTTGACATAGAAGCGACGAGAACCCGCAGCGCAACAACTACTCGCACGCCACGAGCCAGGCAAAGGCACCCGCGGCGCACGTCGCATCCTCCAACGACACCTGGTCGACATCGTGCACCGAGCCATGCTCGACGACCGGGCGACCTGGACCCATCAAGTCACTCAGCTTGCTCAGGCAGCTTGACATAGAAGCATCTGTGAGTCTGGGGGTGGCTGGTCTGGGATCGGCTGGTCAGGATGGTGTTGGTCGTGCTGACGCGGATGTGACCCTCGAAGCAATTGGCCCATCACGGTGGTGCCTTTCCGTTGAATTGTCCATCCCGTCGGCGCGGCCGGCATCGTCCGGCCCACCTCGATGACCTGATCAGGAGACTGTCCAACGTATCGGTTGTGACCCATCACAGATGTGTCTCGAAGTGACCTCTTCCCGAACGATGCCGGCCGCGGGCGACCACCGCCCGCCCATTCACCATCCAGGAGGCCACCGATCACCATGACCATCGTCGCGCACCATCACCCGTTCGTCATTGGCGTGGACACCCACGCCCGCACCCACGCGCTGGCGATCCTTGCCTGTCCCACCGCCGAAGTCGTCGACCAGGCACAATTCCCGACCACCACCGCCGGCCTGCGACGAGCGTTGGCCTGGGTCGGTCGTCGCACCGCTGGAGACCTCGATGTCCTGTGGGTCATTGAGGGCACTGGAACCTATGGGGCACGACTGGCGCACGCCGCCACCGAAACCGGCTACACCGTGGTCGAGGCGCCCCGGATGGACTCCCGCAACAACCGCGGCCTGGGCAAGTCCGACCCGCTCGACGCCCAACGCATCGCCGCTGCAGCGTTGCCGCTGGATCATCTCAAGCTACGCATGCCTCGAGCCGACGACGGCGTCAGAGCTGCGATCAAGGTGCTACTGGCCTCCCGCGACCACATGAGTACCGAACGCACCGCCACCATCAACGCCCTGACCGCGCTGCTTCGCATCGTCGATCTGGGCATCGACGCGCGAGGGCCCCTCAACCACAGCCAGATCACTACCGCATCCACCTGGCGACCCCGCAGCGAAGACCTCGCCACTGCAACCGCCCGCGGTGAAGCCACACGC from the Luteococcus japonicus genome contains:
- a CDS encoding Mov34/MPN/PAD-1 family protein; protein product: MTDTLVIDPRAWASLSAEATAALPRETGGILLGHLTPGTMHVSQALTVPDARATRVRYRRDVDEATDLLKERLAHDETGLLGYLGEWHTHPLPVGPSPSDERAIRHLAADGDHDVALLVVALTRRGWRAHCCLAMPDGHITPITFTPPGEPT
- a CDS encoding DUF6602 domain-containing protein, producing MNNPITIRDVFIAKQRHLLAALEIVPSFTDHGTTIGDDTEANWVRVLQEFLPARYGVAKGIVMDSCGARSEQIDVIIYDPQYSPLLARAASGDLFIPAEAVYAVFEVKQEMNRPFMDYAGSKIASVRRLHRTSVAIQHAGGVYDPKEPIPILGGLLTTRNGWADLQGQAPIASILALEGERRVDLGCALQGGSFRRTGDPTQPLQHSDAETTLIYFLLSAFERLQAVGTVAAVDMAAYLTPLADPSRDLGV
- a CDS encoding MOSC domain-containing protein; translated protein: MSPIHGFTKEAVDAITLLEGLGVEGDAHCGVTVQHRSRVQANPSTPNMRQVHLIHDELFDRLRACGHVVAPGQLGENITTHGLDLLALAVGTRLVIGDAAIVLTALRNPC
- a CDS encoding recombinase family protein; the protein is MAAKLIGYARVSTRGQGTDRQVADLLTAGVRRDDLYVDHGASGALARRPELDHAMAALEPGDTLVVCTLDRLGRNTSAMLDLAASLKDRGLHLRVLNLGGEAVNTATPMGELLFTVLVALAQMEREVKLERSRDSVAKRRAAGRDLGGRRQLFTDRQIERARRAIAAGDSPTDVAADLGMSRATLYRRLRTQEAERA
- a CDS encoding pentapeptide repeat-containing protein, producing the protein MTSEAVDEFVGDCSRCVGLCCVALTRTRAGGFGADIPAGTPCHHLQTDNLCQIHSQLREEGWPACTVFDCFGAGQQVTQVTFAGQADWRDGPDTAHAMFSTFAAMRHLMEMLRLLTEAHTLATGELAQDVEALQCEVEALVASPADHVASLDVAALRGRVGPVLGAVSDAHRHPAPRSKRFQPRAHLMGANLRKARLDRYCLRSALLIAADLRGATFERTDMLGADLRDANLAGANLRSAIFLTQQQVDAARGDARTRLPVGLHAPAHWA
- a CDS encoding GNAT family N-acetyltransferase — protein: MQLPLLTVDELSLTPPLVDDAEDWAAAQDDECARWFDWPCRPPVERCRDHLANVTTTHDPDSYTWAIRTPTGFAGGIDLKLDEGAWNVSYFVHPDHRGHHIARRALRAVTGWALSERGVDAVSTRVHTGNIASQKVLEAAGFTRTGTADNPEAGHQDFTYELHR
- a CDS encoding formylglycine-generating enzyme family protein, producing MSVDLIAMPFRDTVEELVVDRGTGRSWTVRVEPFELSPVVVTRSLWNQVQGGTVNADLADLPQTEVSWRDAIQFCNALSVQDGFTPVYTISQREVPTPTHWRPHGQPEVDDWVIEWDHEADGYRLPTDAEWQLACRAGTTGPRYAQLDDIGWYADNSGGRAHPVRLKQPNEWGLFDMLGGVWEWCWDLYDPDVYGSYRIIRGGGWSDPQWSCRAGVRRKTNPASSFDDLGFRIGRGVSSALAVRRA
- a CDS encoding IS110 family transposase; its protein translation is MVTVGVDPHKHVHVAVAVDAAGRQVGKTLTVKNGPHLITALLVWIRSVSDDQTPVTWAIEDGHGFARRLADGLLMAGQDVVWVPTRLMVAHRKLHAATGAKSDPVDAAAAARAAIATPGLDKHRIDERVRELRVLVDHRADLVGPSPRVMDTLVSDYAAVGSVAARRAS
- a CDS encoding IS3 family transposase (programmed frameshift) translates to MARKNYSAEFRQQAVDLYETTPEATLKQVATDLGVSHGTLALWVKDLGNGVRTGSDAPARPAGATPGQSPESPTAQIARLEAENARLRADKARIETERDILRKAAKYFGRGDELVNRFQFVADHQTTYQVKRLCQVLELSRSSFYAWQKAGPARQQREQADAQLAARIRAVQDPKAGGGDPANGAPRVTAELNDGAEPQARVNHKRVARVMRAHGLAGIRLRRRVRTTAPEPADEKFGDLLKRDFTATAPNQRYVGDITYLPLQGGGNLYLATVIDCYSRKLVGWAVADHMRTELVEDALTAALAERGSMHGAVFHSDHGSVYTSKAYARLCKRLGVTQSMGAVGTSADNSLAESFNATLKRELLAGQATFAGPELCRRQVFRWATRYNTRRRHSWCGNLPPNTYEARRAATLPTAA
- a CDS encoding transposase, which translates into the protein MINQLKAQLHLWLDHTPGDLARATTIASVRRLLKNCSLRPGVIEVMSDMLSELAAVNQRVRDLDLTIKQLVTPLAPTLLHITGISHISAAVLIAEIGDISRFSSSAKLARYTGCAPIPVYSSDKERHRLHRGGNRRLNSVLYTAAIVQKRREPAAQQLLARHEPGKGTRGARRILQRHLVDIVHRAMLDDRATWTHQVTQLAQAA
- a CDS encoding IS110 family transposase, with the translated sequence MTIVAHHHPFVIGVDTHARTHALAILACPTAEVVDQAQFPTTTAGLRRALAWVGRRTAGDLDVLWVIEGTGTYGARLAHAATETGYTVVEAPRMDSRNNRGLGKSDPLDAQRIAAAALPLDHLKLRMPRADDGVRAAIKVLLASRDHMSTERTATINALTALLRIVDLGIDARGPLNHSQITTASTWRPRSEDLATATARGEATRLARRIIDLDHDLATASRRILELLRMSPASVLLEEPGIGPITAAVAFTAWSHPGRVRSEAAFASLAGTSPIPASSGNTQRHRINPGGDRRLNQALHMATVTRMRMDPRTRAYVERRSAEGRTPREIRRCLKRYLARNIYRKLNTAAANCTPSSA